Within the Salvia hispanica cultivar TCC Black 2014 chromosome 4, UniMelb_Shisp_WGS_1.0, whole genome shotgun sequence genome, the region TGCAGACAAGATATGCCCGAAATTGACTTGCCTTTACTATCAACTCCAACTTCCAAGTGTGCCATTACTAAAAAGATGCGTGTATCATTTTTATAGTGTCTCTACTCACAAAGCCATGTGATTTTGGCATTAATGGCATTGATCCACAATACTCTATTCaattcaatccaataaatcCCACTCTATTTATAGCAACTCCATACCACCAATTTCATTTCACATATCCAAACCCATCACAATGCATCGCTCGCTAGTACTCACCGCTTCCCTCCTTGTACTCTCCCTCCTCCGCCTCGCCCCGGCCGCGTCCGCAGCCGCCTGCCACCCGGACGACGAATCCGGGCTCCTCGGGTTCAAGTCGGGCATCACGGCCGACCCGTCCGGCATGCTAGCCTCGTGGAAAAAGGGCTCCGACTGCTGCCAATGGTTCGGCATCACCTGCCTGACGGGCCCCCGCGTCACGGCCCTATCCCTCGTGGGCCGGCCCGGAAACCTCACCACCTCCCTATCCGGTAAAatctccccctctctctccaaaCTCAAATTCCTAGACAGCATCTATCTCCAAGATCTCAACAACCTCACCGGCCCGTTTCCCGATTTCATATTCACCCTCCCCAATTTCCTCATCATCTACATcgaaaacaacaaattatcCGGCCCGATCCCGGCCCGAATCGGCAATTTGACCCAATTAATCGCATTCAGCGTCGAAGGAAACCGTTTCTCCGGCCCGATTCCGAGCTCCCTGGGAAACCTAGGCCAGCTGTCTCAGCTCAAACTCGGCGGAAACCGCCTCTCCGGCGCAATTCCGGCCACACTCAGCAGGCTGAGCAACCTCACCCTGCTGAGCCTGGACCGGAACCAACTATCCGGGCCAATCCCGGATATATTCCCGGGCCTCACCAGCCTCATAAGCCTAAGCTTCTCCCACAACAAATTAACCGGGAAAATTCCCAACAGCCTTTCAATTTTAGCGCCAAAATTAAGATTTCTCGAGCTCGGCCACAACTCGCTATCCGGAGCTATCCCGGGCTTTCTCGGAAAGTTTCAGGCCCTTGATACGCTGGATCTTTCCTGGAACAATTATACCGGGCCTGTCCCCAAATCTTTTGCAAATCtcaccaaaattttcaatcttgaTCTGTCCCACAACAGATTAACCGATCCATTTCCAGCTATGAATGTGAAAGGCATCGAATCGTTAGATTTATCCcacaatttattcaatttggGCTCGATTCCGAAGTGGGTGATCTCGTCTCCGATTATCTACTCTCTGAAGCTGGCGAAATGCGGGCTCAAGATAAAGCTAGATGATTTTCGGCCCGTGCAGACTTATTTTTACGACTACATCGATTTATCCGAGAACGAGATAACCGGAAGCCCGGTTCAGCTGGTGAACCGGACCGATTATTTGGTGGGTTTCTATGCTTCGGGTAATAAGTTGAGGTTCGATTTGGGGAGTTTAAGGTTTTCGAAGAGGCTAAGGTACTTGGATTTGTCGAGAAATATGATTTATGGGAAAGTGCCTAAGGCCGTCTCGGGTCTGTCCAAGTTGAATGTTAGTAGTAACCAATTGTGTGGGGCGTTGCCGCCGAACAAGTTCCCGGCAGCTTCGTTTGCCGGGAATAAATGCCTCTGCGGCTCTCCATTGGCGCCGTGCAAAGCTTAAGAAATGTGTAGTTGAGTGAGTTATGACCGATTATCTGTGTATAATAAGAGTGCATGAGTTTATTGTTCATGTAATTTTAATCCCTTGTTCTATCTTTGTTATGGAAGAAATTAACAAATGTTTTCTATGAgtatttagattattaaaaTAGCACGATCAACATTAATAATATGCAAGGCAATCATTTCttagttcattttaatatgTAACGAAGTCCTAATTTTGGATTGGATTGTTGCAATATAGTCACAAAGAAGCTGCATCATCGAATTATCCATTACAAAATTGACCATAATTActcatgatatttttatgcGGAAAATGAAGTAGAGTGCTTTCAACAAAGGATCAAAATAGTGGGAACCATCCATTTTGCCATGATTGTTGTCTCACACTACTATTCCActgtaattaaatattagtagtacaaTCATACGTAGTGTGCaccaattaatttattaggaATTTATAGACAGtgttcaattttcatttttttttataatttatttttggaactctcatttttttggacttaaaaacaaataatgaacACTTCATCcgtttatgaaaaataatcttagCTATAAATgagtacaaattttaatgtaaacattgatgaaataagtgagagagacagagagtaaaattttttgaagtaCTACTCATGAAAAAGAGATCCACATCCAACTcataaagataaaaatgttccataattaaattctacttataaactaattttgatgaatggATCCAAGTAGACTATTTATTTACCCATGAGATACATTTTCCATCAACTAAGTATATTTACTCATATGGCATACTAAGATATTAGGATGCCAccccccttaaaataacatcatatcaccatttctagccaattATTTGTACGCGTgaacgaataataagctgtcacgtggcaaaaaaaaaaaaactgaaaaagacGTCAGCCATTTGCTGGTCTTTATACATCAATatttcttgtccagcaatatccaacacactatacaacaatctatagattgctgtatagtatttgtaatattgctgtataaataatgtcacggtgtcattttaagaggggttgtcattttaacacaaaccttgACTCATATTGAAAACAGAAATTGAATCAATCCAAGTTCCACACCACCGACATAAGGAAAATGAAATCCAcgataaaat harbors:
- the LOC125223081 gene encoding MDIS1-interacting receptor like kinase 2-like, which encodes MHRSLVLTASLLVLSLLRLAPAASAAACHPDDESGLLGFKSGITADPSGMLASWKKGSDCCQWFGITCLTGPRVTALSLVGRPGNLTTSLSGKISPSLSKLKFLDSIYLQDLNNLTGPFPDFIFTLPNFLIIYIENNKLSGPIPARIGNLTQLIAFSVEGNRFSGPIPSSLGNLGQLSQLKLGGNRLSGAIPATLSRLSNLTLLSLDRNQLSGPIPDIFPGLTSLISLSFSHNKLTGKIPNSLSILAPKLRFLELGHNSLSGAIPGFLGKFQALDTLDLSWNNYTGPVPKSFANLTKIFNLDLSHNRLTDPFPAMNVKGIESLDLSHNLFNLGSIPKWVISSPIIYSLKLAKCGLKIKLDDFRPVQTYFYDYIDLSENEITGSPVQLVNRTDYLVGFYASGNKLRFDLGSLRFSKRLRYLDLSRNMIYGKVPKAVSGLSKLNVSSNQLCGALPPNKFPAASFAGNKCLCGSPLAPCKA